In bacterium, a single window of DNA contains:
- a CDS encoding ion channel gives MRSRLDRALEIAVVLAALVTIPLTVAPERGARSLLIVVGDWTVWAVFLAEYSVRLALSRDRRTYVRSNRLSLAIVVLSFPMLPALMGLLRLARLVRLLRLLRIPVVLLRGLKALRLAIGRPGLVYLAAVNVFLILAGGVLLHMVEPEKVKGGVLDGMWLAIVTATTVGYGDIAPVGPWGRAIAVVLMLAGVGLVSTLAASIAAYFIGQDRQVGPERPAGTRQDSVAWDHGAVRAELRRLVEQMDRVEQAVARLAEKPDAERP, from the coding sequence GTGCGCAGCCGGCTGGATCGCGCCCTGGAGATCGCCGTCGTCCTGGCGGCCCTCGTCACCATTCCCCTTACGGTGGCCCCGGAACGGGGCGCCCGGAGCCTCCTGATCGTGGTGGGAGACTGGACGGTCTGGGCCGTCTTCCTTGCCGAGTACTCCGTCAGGCTGGCGCTGTCGCGCGATCGCAGGACCTATGTTCGGTCCAACCGGCTCAGCCTCGCGATAGTCGTCCTGTCCTTTCCGATGCTTCCGGCGCTCATGGGGTTGTTGCGCCTGGCCAGGCTCGTCCGGCTGCTCCGGCTGTTGCGGATTCCTGTGGTCCTGTTGCGGGGCCTCAAAGCCCTGCGGCTGGCCATCGGACGGCCGGGGCTCGTCTACCTCGCCGCGGTAAACGTGTTCCTGATCCTGGCCGGCGGTGTGCTCCTGCACATGGTCGAACCTGAGAAGGTCAAGGGCGGCGTCTTGGATGGAATGTGGCTGGCCATCGTCACGGCGACGACGGTGGGATATGGCGACATAGCTCCAGTCGGCCCATGGGGCCGCGCCATCGCCGTTGTGCTGATGCTGGCCGGAGTGGGGCTCGTCTCAACCCTGGCCGCCTCTATCGCGGCGTACTTCATCGGGCAGGACAGACAGGTGGGTCCGGAACGCCCGGCGGGGACGCGGCAGGATAGCGTCGCCTGGGATCACGGCGCGGTGCGCGCAGAACTCAGGCGGCTGGTCGAACAGATGGACAGGGTGGAGCAGGCAGTGGCGCGGCTGGCCGAGAAGCCAGATGCCGAGCGGCCATGA
- a CDS encoding BrnT family toxin — protein sequence MRPRIERTFISRRIREKLRRRGIEPYHANQAIRNREVFRRARYGAYLVLGRDETGRLLLVVFHLRGTTAHIATARQVT from the coding sequence GTGAGGCCGCGGATCGAGCGCACGTTCATAAGCCGCCGGATTCGGGAGAAGCTCCGAAGGCGGGGCATCGAGCCCTATCATGCCAACCAGGCCATTCGCAATCGAGAGGTGTTCCGCCGGGCCAGGTACGGCGCGTACCTCGTGCTGGGCCGCGACGAGACAGGCCGGTTGCTGCTGGTCGTCTTTCACCTGCGAGGAACGACCGCGCACATCGCAACCGCGCGACAGGTGACGTAA
- a CDS encoding iron ABC transporter permease — protein sequence MRRLTADPGLLAAFVAAGLLLVTFVLYPTFRVLVFPALEDYLAIPDSARWMQAARNSLLMMVLSSTSATALGLVFAFAMTRRDIPGARFFRVIVQLPMFAPPFMVALAYILLFGKQGLITRSLLGLNVNIFGLPGLWLAQTVAFFPYAAIIITGVLRGINPTLELAAASLGADPRRVLRDITLGLARPGLTGALLVVAITVLADFGNAVIIAGGFPLLATEAWFRLEGMGDARGAALVVSMLIVPTVVLFFLERHIIGRRQYVTVTGRGGRMESLGIPPGLRWTVFAICAFASVLVVLVYLTIVLGAFVAVWGYDWSITMDHWRLSLDRVGTLVNSLKLAAGSAAMTVVLAVLLAFLASRDSPVRRLLDFVAMLPGALPGVFVGVGYVLAFNQPPLELVGTYWILALALAFWHLPLGYQTIAASLRQIERAIEEAASNLGATSLDVVRDIYLPLLRGAIVDVFAVSSIRTVVNVSIVVFLVSPGHVVATFAIMSLIVNGSWGGAAALTSLLLVVTLAAAGAARVVLGAEVRTARVG from the coding sequence ATGCGACGGCTGACGGCCGATCCCGGCCTGCTGGCGGCGTTCGTCGCCGCCGGCCTGCTGCTTGTCACATTCGTCCTGTATCCGACCTTCCGCGTGTTGGTGTTCCCAGCACTGGAAGACTACCTAGCCATTCCGGATAGCGCGCGGTGGATGCAGGCCGCGCGGAACAGCCTTCTCATGATGGTGCTGTCGAGCACGTCGGCGACGGCCCTCGGGCTGGTCTTCGCCTTCGCGATGACGCGGCGCGACATCCCCGGCGCTAGGTTCTTCCGCGTGATCGTCCAGTTGCCGATGTTCGCTCCTCCCTTCATGGTGGCCCTTGCCTACATCCTGTTGTTCGGCAAGCAGGGGTTGATCACACGGTCCCTGCTCGGGCTCAACGTGAACATCTTCGGCCTGCCTGGACTCTGGCTCGCCCAGACCGTGGCGTTCTTTCCCTACGCCGCGATTATCATCACTGGCGTGCTCAGGGGGATAAACCCCACCCTTGAGTTGGCCGCCGCCAGTCTTGGAGCGGATCCGCGGCGGGTGCTGAGGGACATCACACTGGGACTGGCCAGGCCGGGCCTGACCGGTGCGCTTCTCGTAGTGGCAATTACCGTCCTGGCCGACTTCGGTAACGCGGTAATCATCGCCGGCGGGTTCCCTCTCTTGGCAACAGAGGCCTGGTTCCGGCTGGAGGGGATGGGTGACGCCAGGGGTGCGGCCCTGGTTGTCTCAATGCTCATTGTCCCCACGGTCGTGCTCTTCTTCCTCGAACGCCACATTATCGGACGGAGGCAGTACGTCACGGTAACGGGACGCGGCGGGCGCATGGAATCGCTAGGGATCCCGCCCGGGCTGCGGTGGACCGTGTTTGCGATCTGCGCGTTCGCCTCGGTGCTGGTGGTGCTCGTGTACCTGACCATTGTGCTGGGAGCGTTCGTCGCGGTCTGGGGATATGACTGGTCCATCACAATGGACCACTGGCGCCTCTCGCTGGACCGGGTGGGCACCCTGGTGAACAGCCTCAAGCTGGCGGCGGGAAGCGCGGCGATGACGGTCGTCCTCGCGGTGTTGTTGGCCTTCCTCGCCTCCAGGGACAGCCCGGTGCGGCGCCTTCTCGACTTCGTCGCGATGCTGCCGGGCGCGCTGCCGGGCGTCTTCGTCGGGGTGGGCTATGTTCTGGCGTTCAACCAGCCGCCGCTCGAGCTGGTGGGCACCTACTGGATCCTGGCCCTGGCGCTGGCCTTCTGGCACCTGCCGCTGGGTTACCAGACGATTGCCGCCTCCCTCCGGCAGATCGAGCGGGCCATCGAGGAGGCGGCGAGCAACCTGGGTGCCACAAGCCTGGACGTGGTCCGGGACATTTACCTACCGCTGCTGCGGGGGGCCATTGTGGACGTGTTCGCGGTCTCGTCCATCCGTACCGTGGTCAACGTGAGCATCGTGGTCTTCCTCGTCTCTCCGGGACACGTCGTGGCGACCTTCGCCATCATGTCGCTCATCGTGAACGGATCATGGGGCGGGGCAGCCGCGTTGACGTCGTTGCTGCTGGTGGTGACGCTGGCGGCCGCGGGCGCGGCCCGGGTGGTGTTGGGGGCAGAGGTTAGGACGGCGAGGGTGGGGTAG
- a CDS encoding extracellular solute-binding protein yields MRTLAVVVLLLSLTLTGAVHTQAQPRRIVIYAAMDETVISRIVKAFTDRTGIPVEMLTVAAAGTMAARIVAEKARPRADIFVGGSIDFHAPLATEGILAQYRSPVIAQAGIGKELVDPQGFWNGWYLGVLAAVVNRPLFDRTLGAAGVSLPRTWDDLLAPAYRGHFVQPSPVTTGAGYIFAATQFFRLGEDRGWAYLRALHANTSQYAPTVPAAMTLVERGEATLGMNWAHVGLIARNRGVPIDIVLPTDTGFEIGGVSIIKGGPNPEGAREFVDFLYSRLAQDIGVKFHLTYPVRGDVPSPLGMPAFDSIKLVKYDREWAIANMSRVRERWTRDVGR; encoded by the coding sequence GTGAGGACGCTTGCCGTTGTTGTTCTCCTGTTGTCCCTGACCCTTACAGGCGCGGTCCACACCCAGGCGCAGCCGCGCCGGATCGTCATCTATGCTGCCATGGACGAGACCGTGATCAGCCGGATCGTCAAGGCGTTCACCGATCGGACGGGCATCCCGGTGGAGATGTTGACCGTGGCCGCCGCCGGCACCATGGCCGCGCGCATCGTGGCCGAGAAAGCCCGACCCCGCGCGGACATCTTCGTGGGCGGCTCGATAGACTTCCACGCGCCGCTGGCAACCGAGGGCATCCTGGCGCAGTACCGCTCCCCGGTGATAGCCCAGGCCGGCATCGGCAAGGAGCTCGTGGACCCGCAGGGGTTCTGGAACGGGTGGTACCTGGGCGTGCTCGCGGCCGTCGTCAACCGCCCGCTGTTTGACCGGACGCTGGGAGCGGCCGGGGTCTCGCTGCCGAGGACCTGGGACGATCTGCTGGCGCCGGCATACCGCGGGCATTTCGTCCAGCCCAGCCCGGTCACGACCGGCGCCGGGTACATCTTCGCTGCCACCCAATTCTTTAGGCTCGGCGAGGACCGCGGGTGGGCCTATCTGCGGGCGCTCCACGCCAACACATCGCAGTACGCGCCCACGGTTCCAGCGGCCATGACACTGGTGGAGCGTGGGGAAGCAACACTTGGGATGAACTGGGCGCACGTAGGCCTCATCGCCCGCAACCGAGGTGTGCCAATTGACATCGTGCTCCCGACCGACACCGGCTTCGAGATCGGAGGGGTCTCGATAATCAAGGGAGGCCCCAACCCAGAAGGCGCCAGGGAGTTCGTGGACTTCCTGTACTCGCGGCTGGCCCAGGACATCGGCGTGAAGTTCCACCTGACCTACCCGGTCAGGGGCGATGTCCCCAGCCCTCTCGGGATGCCGGCGTTCGACAGCATCAAGCTGGTCAAGTACGACCGCGAGTGGGCCATCGCGAACATGAGCCGCGTCAGGGAGAGGTGGACCCGAGACGTAGGCCGCTAG